The following DNA comes from Janthinobacterium sp. TB1-E2.
CGGCCATAGCCATTGATGGCAACTTTGATGGTCATGCTGTCTCCTTGATGTTTTCTGCTGAGTTCGTAAAGCCACCCAAAGTGCAACTGCTGGGGTCAGACCCGGCGGGTCTGACCCCGGATTTTCGGCGGCTCTGCCCTAAAAATTAACCGCTATTCCGCAAGCCCGCCGCGATACCATTGATCGACAAATGGATTCCCGTGCGCGCTGCCGCATCCTGCTTGCCCTCGCGGAAACGCTTCAGCAGCTCCACCTGCACGTGATTGAGCGGGTCGATATAGGGGAAACGGTTGCGTATCGAACGCTGCATCAGCGGATTGGCTTGCTGCAACTCTTCCTGGCCCGTGATCAGTTTCAAGGCGTCCAGGGTGGCCGCGTACTCGGCGCGGATGCGGGTAAAAATGGCATCGCGCAAGGCCTTGTCCTTGACCAGTTCCGCATACTTGCCGGCAATGGCGATGTCGCTCTTGGCCAGCACCATATCCATGTTCGACAGCAAGGACGTGAAGAAAGGCCAGTCCGTGTACATGCCGCGCAGCACGTCCGCGCCATCGGCGGGATGGGCGGCCAGGTAGGCTTGCACGGCGGAACCGAAACCGAACCAGCCCGGCAGCATCAAACGGCATTGCGCCCAGCTCAAGACCCACGGAATGGCGCGCAAATCCTCGATGGACGTGGATTTCTTGCGCGAAGCGGGACGGCTGCCGATGTTCAGGGCGGCAATTTCCGCGATCACCGTCGATTCCCAGAAATACTGTTCAAATCCATCCGTGCCGTAGACGAGGTCGCGGTAGGCGTTCAGGGCCGTGCCGGACAGCTCTTCCATCGCGGCCAGATGGCCCGCGCCGGCAGAAGCCTTCGGTTGCAGCTGGGCCTGCGGCAGCAGGGTCGACTGGATGGTGGCGGCCACCAGCACTTCCAGGTTGCGGCGCCCCACTTCCGGGTTCGCATACTTGGCTGTGATGACTTCGCCCTGCTCCGTCAGCCGTATCTGTCCCTGCACGGCGCCTGCCGGCTGGGCCAGGATGGCTTCATAGCTGGGTCCACCGCCGCGTCCCACGGAACCACCGCGGCCGTGGAACAGGCGCAGCTTGATCTGATATTCCTTGAAGACCGTCACCAACTCGATCTCGGCCTTGTAGAGTTCCCAGCCGGACGTCAAAAAGCCGCCGTCCTTGTTGCTGTCCGAATAGCCAAGCATGACTTCCTGCTGGTCCGCGCGCGACTCGAGCAAGCCGCGGTAGAACGGCAAGCCGAACGCGCGCGCCATGATGGCGGGCCCGGCGCGCAAGTCGTCGATCGTTTCAAACAGGGGAATGATGTTGACGTCCGCTTCGCGGCTGTCCTGGCGCAGCAAGCCCACTTCTTTCAGCAGCAAGGCCACTTCCAGCAAGTCCGACACGCTGGCCGCCTTCGAGATGATGCAGTTCGGCACAGATTCTTTGCCGTACTTGACGTGGGCTTCGCGCACGGCGCGGAAGATGTCGAGTTCGGACGTGGTTTCTTCCGAGTATTGCGCATACGGCGACGTCAGCAGGCGCGGCGATTCCAGTTCGGCCAGCAGCAAGCTGATGCGCTGCTCTTCGTCGAGGTCCAGGTAGACGAGGCCCGGCTGGGCGCCCGCGAATAGTTCGCCCACGACACGCTCATGCACGTCGGAATTCTGGCGCAAGTCGAGCGGCGCCAGCGAGAAACCAAACACCTTGACGGCGCGGCGCAGCTGGCGCAAGCGGCCCCGTGCCAGTGCGCGCAAGCCATTGCTGACAAGCGAATGCTGGACCACATCCAGGTCGGCCAGCAGTTCGGCAGCCGCGGCGTAAGGCTGCACGCCGTCGGCTTGCTTGCCCTTGCCGGAAAGAACCACGCGCGTGTTTTCCAGGCGCGCATGGATGCCATGCAGGGCACGGCGGTACGGCTCGTCGACGCGGTGCGGCGAGGCATCGGCCGAACGTTCGGCCAGCGCGCGCAGCGGCTCGCTGCAAGCGTTCAATATTTGCGCCAGCGACAGTTGCGAAGCGAGCTTGCGCAATTCGCCGAGGTAAAAGTCGAGCACCTTGTCGGCCTGCGTTTGCAGGGTGCTGCGCAGGATGTCGGCCGTGACGAAGGGGTTGCCGTCGCGGTCGCCGCCTATCCAGCTGCCGACCTTCATGAAATTCGGTAATTCCGCATCTTCCCAGCGGGCGTCGCGCTGGGCCAGCATGGTTTCCAGCGAAGAATACAGTTTCGGTAATTCGCGCAAAATCGTGTGGTCGTAGAACGACAGGCCATTGGCCACTTCATCCATGACGGACAACTTGCTCGTGCGCAGCAAACGGGTCTGCCACAAGGTCACGATGCCGCGGCCCAGCGCTTCTTCGTTCTGTTCCGCCTCTTCCGGTGTCATCTGCACGCGGTCGCGCTCGCTCAACAGGCGGGCAATGGCCATCTGGCAATTCTGGATGCTCTTGCGCTGCACTTCCGTCGGATGCGCCGTGAAGACGGGGCTGACGAACGCATCTTCAAAGAAGGTTTCCAATGCATCTGCCTTGCCCGCGTCAAACACGTTGCCGACGGCATGGCTGAGGCTACCCTGGCGCGGCGGCGAGCCGGCGATCAAGTGGGCGCGCGTGCGGCGGATGTGATGCTGGTCTTCCGCAATATTGGCCAGCAGCGAGAAATAGCTGAAAGCGCGCGTCAATTGCGTGGTTTCTTCTTGCGACAGCGCTTGCAGCGCGTCCGACAGCTGCGCACGCGCCGCTTCATCATTGTCGCGGCGGAAACGGATGGCCAGCTGGCGCACATGTTCGATGCGCTCGAAGGCGGGGTCGCCCAGATGGTTGCGGATGGCGTCGCCCAGCAGACGGCCCAGCTGGCGGATATCGCTGCTCAGCAGCTCGTCTTTCACTTCATTCATTTGCATGGTATGTATTTCCTGGGGCGGCCACGGCGGCACCGCACAGATTGCGTAGTTCGCGCTTCCCGGCCCGGGAAACGCCCATCGTCGAATTTGTAGTAAATTTACCTTATTGCTTCACCATCCTCTTGATTTCCATCAAAAAAAATCCTACTCAAAGGGCCAACAAGGGCTTACGAGCTATTTACCAGGGCAACAATATGAAAATTTACTACGCATTTAAGCGAAAGGCAATCAACTTTTGTCTTTCGAAGCGGAAAAGTGACGGCGCAACACACACGGCCGGCGCTCTCCTGTATGCTGCGGATGAAACAAGGATGTAATCCACATCTTTCACACACCTGACAAAAACGTAGCGAGCGGATGAGAGTTGTGGCCGAGAAGCGCAGCTGTGCGGATGCACAGTGAGCATCGCAGGCCGCAAATCGCGATGCGCAGTAGCTTTGTCGGGTGTTTACTCTCTACTCCCATGCGACTGACTGCCTATACCGACTACACCCTGCGCACCCTGATGTACCTGGGCGTGCACCGCGACCGCCTCGTCACCATCCAGGACATCGCCGACCTGCATGCCATCTCGAAAAATCATTTGATGAAGGTGGTGCACCAGCTGGGCCTGTCCGGCATCGTGGAAACGGTGCGTGGGCGCAATGGCGGCCTGCGCCTGGCGCGCGATCCGGCCGAGATCAATATCGGCACCGTCGTGCGCGAGACGGAAAACGATTTTTTCATGGCGGAATGTTTCAACAAAGAAAACAATACCTGCCCGCTGACACCCGATTGCCTGCTGAAAGCCAAGCTGGGCCAGGCCACGGCCGCCTTCCTGGCCGTGCTCGACACGGTGACCCTGGCGTCGATACTCGAAGCGACGCCGGGCGCGCCCGCGCTGGCGGCCGGCGTGATCCCCCTGCGCGTGGCAAAGTAAGCACGCCAAAAACAACAATGCCCGGCGAACCGGGCATTGTTTCCTGCAGCGACTATCTAAAACATCAATGCGCGCTGGCGCCTGCCGCGCCGATGCCCGTCTCCGAACGCATTTGCTGCGCTTCGTAGCCGGCGCGGTCGATGCGCGCGCGCGGGCTCTTGTCGAGCACCGAGAACAGCCAGATGCCGACGAAGCCGGCCGTCATCGAGAACAGCGCCGGCGAGGCGTAAGGAAACAGCGCTTCGCCATGGCCGAGCACGTCGACCCACACGGACTTCGACACCACCGTCAGCGCGACGGCCGTGGTCAAGCCGAGGAAGCCGCCGATGGTGGCGCCCCGCGTCGTGCAATCCTTCCACAGCACCGACATGAACAGCACGGGGAAGTTGGCCGAGGCGGCAATCGCGAAAGCCAGCGAGACCATGAAGGCGATGTTCTGCTTTTCAAAGGCGATGCCGAGCACCACGGCGATGATGCCCAGCACGATCGTCGTCACGCGCGACACTTTCAGTTCATTGGCGCCCGTGGCCTTGCCCTTCTTGATGACGGTGGCATACAGATCGTGCGACACGGCCGACGCGCCCGACAGGGTCAAGCCCGCCACGACGGCCAGAATCGTGGCAAACGCGACCGCCGACATGAAGCCGAGGAAGACGTTGCCGCCCACGGCCTTGGCCAGGTGCACGGCCGCCATGTTGTTACCGCCCAGCAGCTTGCCTGCCGCATCCTTGAACTCGGGATTGGTGCTCACCAGCACGATGGCGCCAAAGCCGATGATGAAGGTCAGGATGTAGAAATAGGCGATCCAGGTGGTGGCCCAGAACACGGATTTGCGCGCTTCCTTGGCGCTCGGCACCGTGAAGAAACGCATCAAAATGTGCGGCAAACCGGCCGTGCCGAACATCAGCGCCATGCCGAACGAGATGGCCGAGATCGGGTCCTTGATGAAGGAACCAGGGCCCATGATGGCTTCCTTGGTGGCGTGCACGTCGACCGACTTGGCGAACAGCGCTTCCGGGCTGAAGTTGAATTGCGCCAGCACGGCCACGGCCATGAAGGTGGCGCCGCCCAGCAGCATCACGGCCTTGATGATCTGTACCCAGGTGGTGGCCGTCATGCCGCCGAACAGCACGTAGATCATCATCAAGGTACCGACCAGGACGACGGCGATCCAGTATTCGAGGCCGAACAGCAGCTTGATCAGCTGGCCCGCGCCCACCATCTGCGCGATCAGGTAGAACGCCACGACGACGAGGGTGCCGGACGCGGAAAAGATGCGGATCGGCGCCTGCTTGAAGCGATAGGCGGCCACGTCGGCAAAGGTGAAGCGGCCCAGATTGCGCAGGCGCTCGGCCATCAAAAAGGTGATGACAGGCCAGCCGACGAGAAAGCCGATGGCGTAGATCAGGCCATCGTAGCCGTTCAGGAAGACGGCGGCGGAAATGCCGAGAAACGAGGCGGCCGACATATAGTCGCCCGCGATGGCCAGGCCGTTCTGGAAGCCCGTGATGCCGCCGCCGGCCGTGTAGAAATCGGAGGCCGACTTGGTCTTCGCGGCCGCCCACTTGGTGACGAACAGGGTGAAGATGACGAAGGCGGCGAACATGATGATCGCCGTCCAGTTGGTCGGTTGCTTGACGGCCTGGCCCAGGTCGGCGCCGGCCGCGAACACGGCGTTGCTGGCACCCAGCAAGGCCAAGGCGCTCAGACAGGACGCTCCGCGCAGCGCATGCTTGGCGGCGCTCATGCCTGCACCCGTGCCTGGATGGCGTTGCTCAGGTCGTCGAATTGCTTGTTGGCGCGGCGCACATAGATGCCGGTAACCAGTACGGTAAACACGATGACGAACAGGCCGATCGGCATGCCCCAGGTCATCACGCCGGCGCCCGTTTTCGTGGCCAGGAATTCCTTGTTGAAGGCGATGAGCAGGATGTAGCCGTAGTACACGAGCATCATCAGGCCCGTCAGTGCCCAGCCGAAGCGGGAACGCACCTTGACCAGCTGATGATAGCTGGGGTCGCTCTTGATTTTTTGAACCAGATCGTCATGCATTGTGTTGCCTCCTGTTATGTAAAAGCGTGCTCTTTTGTGCGAGCTTGGATTCACAGTACAGCGCGAGGCTTACCCGCCCCTTACGGCAGCGTTTTTTCTCGCGGGGACAACATAAGGCAGGCAGAAAAATCAGTTCAAGGCGGCAGCCGGTCCGAAGAATTCATGGTGCGTCTGCTGTTCCGGCACGCCCAGTTCGCGCAAGTATTGCTTGACGGCCCGCATGAATGGCTGCGGTCCCAGGAAATAGGCATCGACATCGCGCGAGGCCGGCAGCCAGTCATTCAGCTGCTCTTTATTCAGCAAGCCGACGGCATCCGGTGCATCGTGTTCGCCACCATGTTCCGCATAGCAGTAATAGCGCTGCAGCTGCGGATGTTGCGCGGCCAGCTCGTCGATCTGCGCGCGAAACGCATGCACGCCGTGGTTGCGCGCCGCGTGGATGAAGTGCACGGGACGCTTGCCGCGCAGGGCCGCCGTCAGCATGGCCAAGGTCGGCGTGATGCCCACGCCGCCGCTGATCAGCACCAGCGGCTTGTCGCTGTCTTTCAGCACGAAGTCGCCCGATGGCGGCGTCAGCTGCACAGTGTCGCCCGCCTGCACATGGTCGTGGAAATGGTTCGACACCTTGCCGCCCGCTTCGCGCTTGACGCTGATGCGGTAGGTCTGGCCATTGCTGGCGGCCGACAGCGAGTACTGGCGGCGCATGGGCACGCCATCGACGGTGGCCACCACGCCGATGTACTGGCCTGGCGCGAAGTCGAGCACGGGCTGGCCATCAACGGGCGCCAGCAGGAAGGATGTGATCTCGCCGCTTTCCACTGTCTTGCTGCGCACGGTAAAGTCGCGCGCGCCGCTCCAGCCGCCCGGTGCGGCCGCCTGCGCCTTGTAGATGCGCCCTTCTTCGCCGGCCAGGATGTCGGCCAGCTGGCCGTAGGCCGCGCCCCAGGCATCGATGACGGCATCGCTGGCGACCTCTGCGCCCAGCACTTCGCGGATCGCCTGCAGCAGGCTGGCACCCACGAGCGGATAGTGCTCGGCGCGAATCTGCAAGGCCACATGCTTGTTGACGATGGTCGACACGAGGTCGCCCAGCGCATCCAGTTGATCGATATGCTTGGCATACATCAGCACGCCATTGGCTAGCGCGCGCTGCTGGTCGCCGCTGTGCTGGTGCGCCTGGTTAAAGTACGGCAGCACTTCCGGATGGTCGCGGAACAGATTCTTGTAGAAGTGGCGCGTCAGCGCTTCGCCGCCCTGCTCGAGGATGGGGACGGTGGCCGTGATGATGGCGCGTTGTTCTTGGGTCAGCATGTAAAACTCCTGTGTGGATATGGGTAAGCGGTCTCAGGCCAGCGTCTCTACAGCTGGATATAACTCATGGTCTTCGCGGCGCATGCGCTGGAACAGCGCGTGCAGCACGGTATTGGCTTCGCTGCGGAAGGCTTCCGGTTCGGCTTCCAGGCGCACGGGCGTATTCCAGCGGCCGGCGAAATCGAGGTAAGCGCCGGCGATGCCGTGCATTTCGTTTTCGTACTGGCGCCCCAGCTGGGCCACCTTGGCCACGCCGGACGCTTGCGCGGCCGGATACAGGTAGCGCTGCTCGACGGCCAGGTGCAGCTTGATCAAGCCGCTCATGGCGATGATCTGTTCGGCAATCGCCTGCGCCTGCGCGGCCACACCGCCGCGCGCCAGCTGGCGCAAGTCGTCGATGGCGGCCAGGATGGCCAGATGCTGCTGTTTGAATTTGTCGATATTCATGGCGTTTTTCTCTTGTTGAGTGCAGCCAGTGTAGCGGAATTGGCATAAACATGCAAATTACATGTATCTTTAAAGCTTCGACGTTTCCTGGAGGAATGTAAATCGACATGCGCCACTATGTGCGGCACAGAACACAAGCTTCCGCGATGCCTGCCTATAATTTGCTCATCACAGCGCGGGCCCGTTTGCAGCCGTGCCGCACCCTCCACTCCAGCCAAGGATGAGCATGAGAATGAAGACGGACACTGCCAAGACGGGCACGGGCCAGGCGCAGCAACTGGCCGGCATCATCAACGAACACCACACGGAACTGCTGGACGGCTGGATGGCCGGCCTGATCGCCCGCCTGGTGCGGCGCGACAAGATCGCGGAAAACGAGCTGCGCCAGCAGGCATCGCAATTGCTACCGCTGCTGGCGGGCGCGCTGGAAAGCGGCGACTCGTTCGACATCGAAGGCGGCGCCTGGGACGATACGCGCCAGCTGATCGCGGAAATATCGCAGTCGCGCGTGCGCCAGGGCTATTCGCCGATCGACACGGCCAGCTTCATGTTCGCCTTGAAAGAGCCGCTGTTCGGCTACCTGCGCAAGGCGATCACGGCGCAGCCGGAGCAGCTGGGCGACGCCATCGTCAGCACCAGCAAACTGTTCGACGAGCTGGGCCTGCTGACCATCGCCATCTACCAGAAGGCGCGCGAACAGGTGATTCTGCGCCAGCAGCAGGAATTGCTGGAACTGTCCACGCCCGTCGTGCAGCTGTGGCAAAACGTGCTGGCCCTGCCCCTGATCGGTACCCTCGACAGCGCACGCACGCAGGTGGTGATGGAGAGCCTGCTGCAAAAGATCGTCGATACGGGTGCCCTGATCGCCATCATCGACATCACGGGCGTGCCGACCGTCGACACCCTGGTGGCGCAGCACCTGCTGAAAACCATCGCCGCCGCGCGCCTGATGGGCGCCGACTGCATCATCAGCGGCATCCGCCCGCAGATCGCACAAACCATCGTGCACCTGGGCGTCAACCTGGAAGACGTGATGACCAAGGCCACCTTGGCCGACGCCTTCGTCGTGGCCCTGAAACGCACGGGCTCCAGCATCAGCTACCAGCAGCAAGCACACTGAGGAGCCTATGGAAAGAATCCCCATTTTACGCATGGGCCGGCTGCTGCTGGTGACGATCCAGGTGGACATGCACGACCGCCTGGCGATGACCTTGCAGGACGACCTGACTACCCGCATCGTGACGGACCGCGCCACGGGCGTGCTGATCGACATTTCCGCGCTTGACATCGTGGACTCCTTCATCGGCCGCATGATCAGCAACACGGCGGCGATGGCGAAAATCCTCGACGCGCGCACCGTCGTCGTCGGCATGCAGCCAGCCGTCGCCATCACCCTGGTGGAACTGGGGCTGACCCTGGAAGGCGTGAGCACGGCGCTCAACGTGGAGCTGGGCATCAAGATGCTGGAACGGGGCGGCGCATGCGCATGACGGGGGCGCCATGCTAGGCGCGCAGGCACAGGAGCGGACGCAGACGGGAGGGCCGCAGACGCAGCAGATCCTGCCCCTGCATAGCGACGAAGACGTCGTGCGCTTGCGCAAGCAGGTACGCGACAGCATGGTCGCCATGGGGTTTGGCCTGATCGAACAGACCAAGATCATCACGGCGGCCAGCGAGCTGGCGCGCAACACCCTGCGCTACGGCGGCGGCGGCGAAGCGCGCATCGCGCGCGTCTGCGATGGCGCGCGTCAGGGACTGGAGCTGCGCTTTGTCGATGCGGGACCGGGCATCGACGATATTCCCCTGGCGCTGACCGATGGCTACACCAGCGGCGGCGGGCTGGGACTGGGGCTGGGCGGCGCCAAGCGCCTGGCCGACGCATTTCACATCGACACGGCGCCCGGCGCGGGCACCACCGTCACCATCGCGAAATGGAAGCTGTTTTGAACCACCAGGAACCACAGCCTGACATTCTCAGGCAAAGAAGTTTTCCCATCGGCGAACCGAGCGAGATCGCCGCGGCCCGCCGCGCCGGCAACGAGCTGGCGCGCCGCATCGGCTTCGATGACGTGCGCACGGGCCAGCTGGCCATCATCATCAGCGAAGCGGCGACCAACATCGTCAAGCACGCGCAGCGCGGCGAAATCCTGCTGCGCAAGGTGCTGCGCGGCGGCACCAGCGGCATCGAAGTACTGGCCATCGACAACGGCCCCGGCATGGCCAATGTACGCCAGCACATGCAGGATGGCCATTCCACCACGGGCACCTATGGCGTGGGGCTGGGCGCGATACGCCGCCTGGGCCAGGAATTCGACCTGTACACGGCGCCTGGCAAGGGCACGGTGCTGATGGTGGTGGTCTGGGGGCAGCACGCCAGCAGCGCCATCCCCGCCCATCCGAACTGGCGCATCGGCGCCGTGTGCCTGCCGCTGGCCTCGGAACAGGTGTGCGGCGACGCCTGGAACGTGGTCTGCGAAGGCCATGAACTGAGCCTGATGGTGGCCGATGGCCTGGGCCACGGCCCGCTGGCGGCGCGCGCCTCGGAACGCGCCAGCGCCTTGCTGGAAACCGACACGCCCGGCTTGCCGCCCCTGCCCGCGCCCTTCATCGAACTGGCCCACGGCGCCCTGCGCACGACGCGCGGCGCGGCCATGGCGGTGGCGCATATCGACAGCGCGCGCCGCGAATTGCGCTATGCGGGCGTGGGCAATATCGCCGCCTGCGCCTTCGATGCGCAGCAGCGCCGGCATCTGCTGTCGCATAACGGCATCGTCGGCAGCAACCTGCGCAAGGTGCAGGAGTTCTGCTATCCATGGCAGCTGGGCACGACCTTGATCATGCACTCGGACGGCTTGCACACGCGCTGGGACCTGGAACAGTATCCGGGCCTGGCGCAATGCCACCCCAGCCTCGTCGCCGCCGTGCTGTACCGCGATTTTGCGCGCGGGCGCGACGACGTCACGGTGGTGGTGCTGCGCGAACATGAGGAATGCCAGGCCGTCACCGAGGAAAGGAGCGAAACAGCATGACGCAACGCATATTGACGGCCCATATCGGCAGCGAACTCGATGTGGTGGGCGCACGCCAGCGCGCGCGGCAGATCGCCGCCCTGTGCGGCTTCGGCGTGCAGGACCAGGTGCGCATCGCCACGGCCGTGTCGGAACTGGCGCGCAACGTCTACAACTACGCCGGCAGCGGCAAGGTGCATTTCGCCATCGACGGCCAGACGGCGCCGCAGGTGCTCAGCATCCGCATCGAGGACCAGGGTCCCGGCATCGCACAGCTCGACAAGATACTGGCCGGCACCTACCGCTCGCCGACGGGCATGGGCCTGGGCATCCTGGGCGCCCAGCGCCTGATGGACCGCTGCCATATCCACAGCACGCCCGGCGAAGGCACGCAGATCACGCTGCACAAGCTGTTCCCGCGCGACGCGCGCCTGCTCGACGGGAGCATGATCGGCACGCTGTCCGGCAGCCTGCAGGCGCTGCCTTCGGATATCACGCTGTCCGAAGTGCAGCAGCAGAACCGCGAACTTTTGACCACCCTGGCCGAACTGAAGACGCGCCAGGACGACCTGCTGCAGCTGACGCGCGAACTGGAAGACACCAACCGGGGCGTGGTGGCGCTGTTCGCGGAACTCGACGAAAAAGCCGACCACCTGCGCCGCGCCGACCAGATGAAATCGCGCTTCCTGTCGAACATGAGCCATGAATTCCGCACCCCGCTCAGCTCCATCCGCGCCCTGTCCAAGCTGCTGCTCGACCGCATCGACGGCGAGCTGTCGGAGGAACAGGAAAAGCAGGTGATGTTCATCCTGCAAAGCGCAGTCAGTCTGAGCGACCTGGTCAACGACCTGCTGGACCTGGCCAAGATCGAGGCGGGCAAGGTCGACGTGCACGCCAACAGCTTCCATGTGGCCGACCTGTTC
Coding sequences within:
- the ppc gene encoding phosphoenolpyruvate carboxylase; translation: MQMNEVKDELLSSDIRQLGRLLGDAIRNHLGDPAFERIEHVRQLAIRFRRDNDEAARAQLSDALQALSQEETTQLTRAFSYFSLLANIAEDQHHIRRTRAHLIAGSPPRQGSLSHAVGNVFDAGKADALETFFEDAFVSPVFTAHPTEVQRKSIQNCQMAIARLLSERDRVQMTPEEAEQNEEALGRGIVTLWQTRLLRTSKLSVMDEVANGLSFYDHTILRELPKLYSSLETMLAQRDARWEDAELPNFMKVGSWIGGDRDGNPFVTADILRSTLQTQADKVLDFYLGELRKLASQLSLAQILNACSEPLRALAERSADASPHRVDEPYRRALHGIHARLENTRVVLSGKGKQADGVQPYAAAAELLADLDVVQHSLVSNGLRALARGRLRQLRRAVKVFGFSLAPLDLRQNSDVHERVVGELFAGAQPGLVYLDLDEEQRISLLLAELESPRLLTSPYAQYSEETTSELDIFRAVREAHVKYGKESVPNCIISKAASVSDLLEVALLLKEVGLLRQDSREADVNIIPLFETIDDLRAGPAIMARAFGLPFYRGLLESRADQQEVMLGYSDSNKDGGFLTSGWELYKAEIELVTVFKEYQIKLRLFHGRGGSVGRGGGPSYEAILAQPAGAVQGQIRLTEQGEVITAKYANPEVGRRNLEVLVAATIQSTLLPQAQLQPKASAGAGHLAAMEELSGTALNAYRDLVYGTDGFEQYFWESTVIAEIAALNIGSRPASRKKSTSIEDLRAIPWVLSWAQCRLMLPGWFGFGSAVQAYLAAHPADGADVLRGMYTDWPFFTSLLSNMDMVLAKSDIAIAGKYAELVKDKALRDAIFTRIRAEYAATLDALKLITGQEELQQANPLMQRSIRNRFPYIDPLNHVQVELLKRFREGKQDAAARTGIHLSINGIAAGLRNSG
- a CDS encoding STAS domain-containing protein — translated: MKTDTAKTGTGQAQQLAGIINEHHTELLDGWMAGLIARLVRRDKIAENELRQQASQLLPLLAGALESGDSFDIEGGAWDDTRQLIAEISQSRVRQGYSPIDTASFMFALKEPLFGYLRKAITAQPEQLGDAIVSTSKLFDELGLLTIAIYQKAREQVILRQQQELLELSTPVVQLWQNVLALPLIGTLDSARTQVVMESLLQKIVDTGALIAIIDITGVPTVDTLVAQHLLKTIAAARLMGADCIISGIRPQIAQTIVHLGVNLEDVMTKATLADAFVVALKRTGSSISYQQQAH
- a CDS encoding cation acetate symporter; amino-acid sequence: MSAAKHALRGASCLSALALLGASNAVFAAGADLGQAVKQPTNWTAIIMFAAFVIFTLFVTKWAAAKTKSASDFYTAGGGITGFQNGLAIAGDYMSAASFLGISAAVFLNGYDGLIYAIGFLVGWPVITFLMAERLRNLGRFTFADVAAYRFKQAPIRIFSASGTLVVVAFYLIAQMVGAGQLIKLLFGLEYWIAVVLVGTLMMIYVLFGGMTATTWVQIIKAVMLLGGATFMAVAVLAQFNFSPEALFAKSVDVHATKEAIMGPGSFIKDPISAISFGMALMFGTAGLPHILMRFFTVPSAKEARKSVFWATTWIAYFYILTFIIGFGAIVLVSTNPEFKDAAGKLLGGNNMAAVHLAKAVGGNVFLGFMSAVAFATILAVVAGLTLSGASAVSHDLYATVIKKGKATGANELKVSRVTTIVLGIIAVVLGIAFEKQNIAFMVSLAFAIAASANFPVLFMSVLWKDCTTRGATIGGFLGLTTAVALTVVSKSVWVDVLGHGEALFPYASPALFSMTAGFVGIWLFSVLDKSPRARIDRAGYEAQQMRSETGIGAAGASAH
- a CDS encoding RrF2 family transcriptional regulator; this encodes MRLTAYTDYTLRTLMYLGVHRDRLVTIQDIADLHAISKNHLMKVVHQLGLSGIVETVRGRNGGLRLARDPAEINIGTVVRETENDFFMAECFNKENNTCPLTPDCLLKAKLGQATAAFLAVLDTVTLASILEATPGAPALAAGVIPLRVAK
- a CDS encoding ATP-binding protein; the protein is MLGAQAQERTQTGGPQTQQILPLHSDEDVVRLRKQVRDSMVAMGFGLIEQTKIITAASELARNTLRYGGGGEARIARVCDGARQGLELRFVDAGPGIDDIPLALTDGYTSGGGLGLGLGGAKRLADAFHIDTAPGAGTTVTIAKWKLF
- a CDS encoding ATP-binding SpoIIE family protein phosphatase is translated as MNHQEPQPDILRQRSFPIGEPSEIAAARRAGNELARRIGFDDVRTGQLAIIISEAATNIVKHAQRGEILLRKVLRGGTSGIEVLAIDNGPGMANVRQHMQDGHSTTGTYGVGLGAIRRLGQEFDLYTAPGKGTVLMVVVWGQHASSAIPAHPNWRIGAVCLPLASEQVCGDAWNVVCEGHELSLMVADGLGHGPLAARASERASALLETDTPGLPPLPAPFIELAHGALRTTRGAAMAVAHIDSARRELRYAGVGNIAACAFDAQQRRHLLSHNGIVGSNLRKVQEFCYPWQLGTTLIMHSDGLHTRWDLEQYPGLAQCHPSLVAAVLYRDFARGRDDVTVVVLREHEECQAVTEERSETA
- a CDS encoding DUF485 domain-containing protein, which translates into the protein MHDDLVQKIKSDPSYHQLVKVRSRFGWALTGLMMLVYYGYILLIAFNKEFLATKTGAGVMTWGMPIGLFVIVFTVLVTGIYVRRANKQFDDLSNAIQARVQA
- a CDS encoding hemerythrin domain-containing protein, translating into MNIDKFKQQHLAILAAIDDLRQLARGGVAAQAQAIAEQIIAMSGLIKLHLAVEQRYLYPAAQASGVAKVAQLGRQYENEMHGIAGAYLDFAGRWNTPVRLEAEPEAFRSEANTVLHALFQRMRREDHELYPAVETLA
- the hmpA gene encoding NO-inducible flavohemoprotein, with translation MLTQEQRAIITATVPILEQGGEALTRHFYKNLFRDHPEVLPYFNQAHQHSGDQQRALANGVLMYAKHIDQLDALGDLVSTIVNKHVALQIRAEHYPLVGASLLQAIREVLGAEVASDAVIDAWGAAYGQLADILAGEEGRIYKAQAAAPGGWSGARDFTVRSKTVESGEITSFLLAPVDGQPVLDFAPGQYIGVVATVDGVPMRRQYSLSAASNGQTYRISVKREAGGKVSNHFHDHVQAGDTVQLTPPSGDFVLKDSDKPLVLISGGVGITPTLAMLTAALRGKRPVHFIHAARNHGVHAFRAQIDELAAQHPQLQRYYCYAEHGGEHDAPDAVGLLNKEQLNDWLPASRDVDAYFLGPQPFMRAVKQYLRELGVPEQQTHHEFFGPAAALN
- a CDS encoding STAS domain-containing protein; this encodes MERIPILRMGRLLLVTIQVDMHDRLAMTLQDDLTTRIVTDRATGVLIDISALDIVDSFIGRMISNTAAMAKILDARTVVVGMQPAVAITLVELGLTLEGVSTALNVELGIKMLERGGACA